Proteins encoded by one window of Zerene cesonia ecotype Mississippi chromosome 8, Zerene_cesonia_1.1, whole genome shotgun sequence:
- the LOC119828804 gene encoding ankycorbin, protein MAAPALADARDADGLTPLHLAVVHGNVPLVQTLLAAGADVNAKDNEHHTVVHWATVCGEVGALRAVLAAGADAATPDQHGGYPLHYAAQMCGAPAATDHQSRGAALEVLRALVKEGDVRVDVRDADGRTPLLWAASAGSASAVLALHQAGARVDDADRDGLTALHCAAARGHTEALETLVGLCGARVDVADSHGCTPLHYAAALGHADATSALLEHEADAHRQDRRGRSPAHTAAAKGQIETVRILGARGANLWLRNSKGDLPLHEAVASGRRELVKWLLDGRPSQVNATNHEGRTPLHIAAATDNADLCRLLLDRGAEVNYVARSSKNEPITPLDCATIRGHRSTAKYIQMHGGLPASKLPNTQIIIDNTPISNLPTRRVTSTKIDLRDKIRIEKREVVELSSPLPERRRIREASDFNSDSSEDHRTSHRRHDNKYCERKKRLIDSKQKSFSDGYDSEIDACCNHAYYKQKITKGSRSHKSRSRSEPSKRNRNSPRYHRRYRSISDSSSEISSSQEKKRSKRHKKRNKKKVNSTSDSSTESSERRSTKRKGKKTSIHIENDDLKQSVNIVKYKNIDCPEDSDTRENLERNVSFDEPSLIKGIEIESSKDQQILNKQSETETDTVSVKTNMVVTEAQIHMERESSQHGSSELTVTVDSLNNVSIETSNLSVTQTDLKEIPGDQRDKTIEHVETITNEKEETKFPVDTTLEVKEVKESKIEQKVSDEISSPDKEIGEKDSSQLQSTSMNEEEPTLDQSQESKQEDKQKEKESLLSTSGEASETSRKRSFQVLSGPEKSSSSSKEMPQDTLLSDANKDQSESQEKSSPSVSFSNKDEIFKIKDSVESGDTKKESQEEVAHKKQETLDDKNIESLSLQDVTTNVGSQIIDKGILSIIKDEGSEVTDINLSLTDTSPKFQRKSLKDSHTSSSRKSSIYETESYKVLSETTGVIDSSPGILKKRTTIEDTFYDEDKEVLHEKVIRQSTYGRVPSVSDNEIYYSHSEANGKRKRFRKKGRSRSRITIRSKSENSERGYESSGVMDSGFEPSPRPIQRCIISPRLNAYYAQRKSGGKFMGKFDSKIPVRKPGDKNAVDMRSVTQRIQTNMRRYYCERKIFQHLLELKRLQIRTSKANEAVLVKRAIDEYNKSSLAHVGLGSYNSTDYSFSSFEKFLYHSLRKLQRSGKKHLDNLPEKPIDFDYGESELYKMSAIPDNPCLCTSKTHRCFHAIHAYTGIPCSAYIPYKWNHHTMPKPATAGPPTKSKNFLPKINTKPSTSSGKAHVTLEVSHGTEKQLIALPAERLDKNKRYYVTFTVKGSEPPSDNDNASPTSAKVNSVRSD, encoded by the exons ATGGCAGCGCCGGCGCTCGCTGACGCACGTGACGCGGATGGCCTCACTCCTCTACACCTCGCTGTCGTGCACGGAAACGTTCCCTTAGTACAAACCCTCCTCGCTGCCGGCGCTGACGTGAACGCAAAAGACAACGAGCACCATACCGTTGTTCACTGGGCCACTG TGTGTGGTGAGGTCGGTGCACTTCGAGCGGTGCTGGCGGCAGGCGCTGACGCAGCCACGCCTGACCAACACGGCGGGTATCCTCTGCATTACGCGGCGCAGATGTGTGGAGCACCAGCTGCTACAGATCATCAA AGTCGTGGAGCTGCTTTAGAAGTTTTACGTGCTTTAGTAAAAGAAGGCGACGTAAGAGTTGACGTGAGAGATGCAGATGGCCGCACGCCATTACTATGGGCAGCGTCTGCGGGTTCTGCCTCCGCAGTGCTGGCCCTACACCAAGCGGGTGCTAGAGTTGATGACGCAGACAG GGATGGATTAACTGCTCTTCATTGTGCGGCAGCAAGAGGACATACTGAAGCTTTAGAGACATTAGTAGGTCTTTGCGGCGCTCGCGTTGACGTAGCAGACTCTCATGGTTGCACTCCATTACACTACGCGGCTGCTTTGGGCCATGCTGATGCCACTTCAGCTTTGCTAGAACACGAAGCAGATGCTCACCGTCAAGACCGAAGGGGCCGGAGCCCAGCTCACACAGCTGCTGCAAAAGGACAAATAGAGACAGTTCGGATTTTGG gaGCACGAGGTGCAAATTTGTGGTTACGTAATTCAAAGGGCGATTTACCTTTACATGAAGCTGTTGCATCGGGTCGTAGAGAGTTAGTTAAGTGGTTATTGGATGGAAGACCATCTCAAGTAAATGCAACGAATCATGAAGGGCGTACTCCATTGCATATTGCTGCTGCTACAGACAATGCCGATCTTTGTCGTTTATTACTAGACCGTGGTGCAGAAGTAAATTATGTTGCGAGATCATCAAAAAATGAACCGATAACTCCTTTAGATTGTGCAACTATTCGAGGACATCGTTCAACGGCTAAATATATACAGATGCATGGAGGTTTGCCTGCATCTAAACTACCGAatactcaaataataattgataacacCCCAATTTCCAATTTACCAACAAGACGTGTGACAAGtacaaaaattgatttaagggataaaataagaatagaaaaacgGGAAGTTGTTGAATTATCAAGTCCATTACCAGAAAGGAGGAGAATAAGAGAAGCGAGCGATTTCAATTCTGATAGCTCCGAAGATCATCGAACTTCTCATAGACGtcatgataataaatattgcgaGCGTAAAAAGAGATTAATTGATagcaaacaaaaaagttttagTGATGGCTACGATTCTGAAATAGACGCGTGTTGTAACCatgcatattataaacaaaaaataacgaaaGGGTCTAGGTCTCATAAAAGCAGATCTAGAAGTGAACCTTCTAAAAGAAACAGAAATAGCCCTCGATACCATCGGAGATATCGATCCATCTCTGACAGTTCTTCTGAAATATCAAGTTCTCAAGAAAAAAAGAGAAGTAAACGTcacaaaaaacgaaataaaaaaaaggtaaacTCTACATCAGATAGCAGTACAGAATCGAGTGAAAGGCGCAGTACAAAACGCAAGGGTAAGAAGACATCCATACACATAGAAAATGatgatttaaaacaaagtgtaaatattgttaaatataaaaatatcgactGCCCTGAAGATAGCGATACACGTGAAAATTTAGAACGAAATGTTTCATTTGATGAACCTTCGCTAATAAAAGGTATTGAAATCGAATCAAGTAAAGatcaacaaattttaaataaacaaagtgaAACAGAAACAGACACTGTTTCAGTTAAAACTAACATGGTTGTAACTGAAGCTCAAATTCACATGGAAAGAGAATCTAGTCAACACGGAAGTTCAGAATTAACCGTCACCGTTGATTCCCTTAATAATGTTTCTATAGAAACATCGAACTTATCAGTAACACAAACCGATTTGAAGGAGATACCAGGGGATCAAAGAGATAAAACTATTGAGCACGTTGAAACAATTACTAATGAAAAAGAAGAAACAAAATTTCCAGTAGACACTACATTAGAAGTAAAAGAGGTGAAGGAATCCAAAATAGAACAGAAAGTAAGTGACGAAATTAGTTCTCCAGATAAAGAAATAGGCGAAAAAGACAGTTCTCAGCTCCAGTCCACCAGTATGAATGAAGAAGAACCGACACTAGATCAATCTCAAGAATCAAAACAAGAAGATaagcaaaaagaaaaagagaGCTTGTTATCCACATCTGGTGAAGCAAGTGAAACAAGTCGCAAGAGATCTTTTCAGGTATTATCGGGGCCAGAAAAATCTTCTTCATCAAGTAAAGAAATGCCTCAAGATACGTTATTATCGGATGCCAACAAGGATCAATCTGAATCACAAGAAAAAAGTTCACCGAgtgtttcattttcaaataaggacgagatttttaaaataaaagattcagTTGAATCTGGAGACACCAAAAAAGAATCTCAAGAAGAAGTAGCACACAAAAAGCAGGAAACATTAGatgataaaaacattgaatCGTTATCGTTACAAGACGTTACTACAAACGTCGGTAGCCAAATAATTGATAAAGGTATTTTGTCTATAATAAAAGACGAAGGGTCTGAAGTtactgatattaatttatcacttACAGATACATCTCCAAAATTTCAAAGGAAATCTTTAAAAGACAGTCACACCAGTAGCAGTAGAAAAAGTAGTATATACGAAACTGAAAGTTATAAAGTGTTATCGGAAACGACTGGAGTCATTGATTCAAGTCcaggtattttaaaaaaacgaACTACTATTGAAGATACTTTCTACGACGAAGATAAAGAGGTTTTGCACGAAAAAGTAATACGTCAGAGTACATACGGTAGAGTGCCGAGCGTAAGCGATAATGAAATTTACTACAGCCATTCTGAAGCAAATGGTAAACGAAAAAGATTTAGAAAGAAAGGTAGATCAAGAAGCCGTATCACAATACGGTCAAAAAGTGAAAATTCCGAGAGAGGATATGAGTCTAGTGGAGTTATGGATTCCGGATTTGAACCAAGTCCAAGGCCAATCCAACGTTGTATTATAAGTCCTAGACTCAATGCGTATTATGCACAACGGAAATCAGGAGGAAAATTCATGGGAAAATTTGACAGCAAAATTCCTGTTAGGAAGCCAGGAGACAAAAATGCGGTAGATATGAGATCAGTAACACAGCGTATACAAACGAATATGAGAAG gtaCTACtgtgaaagaaaaattttcCAACATTTACTAGAACTGAAGCGATTACAAATAAGAACAAGTAAAGCAAACGAAGCTGTACTGGTTAAAAGGGCCATTgacgaatataataaatcaagcCTAGCTCATGTAGGCTTGGGATCTTACAATAGCACTGATTATTCATTCAgcagttttgaaaaattcttgtaTCATAGTCTACGAAAGTTACAAAGAAGcggaaaaaaacatttagatAATTTGCCCGAAAAACCTATTGATTTTGACTATGGTGAaagtgaattatataaaatgagcGCTATTCCAGACAACCCATGCTTGTGTACTAGTAAAACACATCGTTGTTTCCACGCAATTCATGCCTACACTGGAATTCCATGTTCAGCTTACA TTCCATACAAATGGAACCATCATACTATGCCGAAACCCGCTACAGCTGGTCCACCGACGAAATCTAAGAACTTTTTACCAAAAATTAATACTAAGCCTTCGACAAGTTCGGGAAAAGCTCATGTTACTCTAGAAGTATCCCACGGTACAGAAAAACAGTTAATAGCACTGCCGGCGGAACGacttgataaaaataagagaTATTACGTGACATTTACTGTTAAGGGCTCTGAACCTCCTTCTGATAATGATAACGCATCACCAACTTCAGCTAAAGTAAATAGTGTACGAAGTGATTAA